In Metarhizium brunneum chromosome 3, complete sequence, a genomic segment contains:
- the CCN1 gene encoding G1/S-specific cyclin CCN1, with protein MAFLHTDETFFIDSDEPLQTRIDARTAAKMIARNRQDIIAGELSRLAGEEYLEDIMQHMRQMENETLPDASLIDMQREIQWFMRPYLIDFLVEAHAAFALLPETLFLTVNLLDRYCSRRVVYKQHYQLVGCAALLIAAKYGDKKDRVPQIHELNNMCCGLYDTGMFTQMEMHVLNTLEWTIGHPTVDFFSQLMVAEEHDDREVEQMAAYLSEIALYHRDFVSTKPSIMSRASLTLARAILGRPESNDGEWDHSENVTLLALSQHLNQPSPTLARKYSTPHMSRVSQKLVDFMAGQAAMAARNANPPTPPSDMSSKQGDIYSTPQKGHGAAMGFEGYLTPPITPDGACFGNGNQNVVKDAYHMPPRCPVTPTPQQHHTSYAQQARQYIGFPTQHQLHGIHQQ; from the exons ATGGCTTTTCTTCACACCGACGAGACCTTCTTCATCGACTCCGATGAGCCTCTCCAAACCCGCATCGATGCTCGCACAGCTGCCAAGATGATCGCACGCAACAGACAAGATATCATTGCCGGCGAGCTATCACGACTTGCTGGAGAAGAGTACTTGGAGGATATAATGCAACACATGAGACAAATGGAG AACGAAACACTTCCCGACGCCAGTCTAATCGACATGCAACGCGAGATCCAATGGTTCATGAGACCCTACCTTATCGACTTCCTCGTTGAGGCTCACGCTGCCTTTGCCCTATTACCGGAGACGCTCTTCCTAACGGTCAACCTGTTGGATCGCTACTGCTCAAGGCGTGTCGTATACAAGCAACACTACCAGCTGGTAGGCTGTGCTGCCTTGTTGATTGCTGCCAAGTACGGTGACAAGAAGGACCGTGTTCCTCAAATCCACGAGCTCAACAACATGTGCTGCGGACTGTATGATACCGGCATGTTCACCCAGATGGAGATGCATGTCCTGAACACTCTAGAGTGGACAATTGGACATCCTACTGTCGACTTCTTCTCGCAGCTGATGGTGGCTGAGGAACATGATGACAGAGAAGTAGAGCAGATGGCTGCATACCTCAGCGAGATTGCCCTCTACCACAGGGACTTTGTTTCAACGAAACCTTCGATTATGTCCCGTGCTTCATTAACACTCGCTCGAGCAATCCTCGGGCGCCCAGAGTCTAACGACGGGGAGTGGGATCACAGCGAGAACGTCACTCTACTCGCACTCTCTCAGCACCTCAACCAGCCCTCGCCGACTCTAGCTCGGAAATATTCTACTCCCCACATGTCAAGAGTCTCACAAAAGCTGGTCGACTTCATGGCTGGAcaggctgccatggccgcacGCAATGCCAACCCACCCACACCACCGAGCGACATGTCTTCGAAACAAGGCGACATTTACAGCACTCCTCAAAAGGGACACGGTGCAGCTATGGGTTTCGAAGGATACCTGACGCCTCCGATCACACCTGACGGTGCTTGCTTTGGCAACGGAAACCAAAATGTGGTTAAGGATGCATATCACATGCCCCCGCGCTGCCCTGTcacgccaacaccacagcAACACCACACCAGTTACGCTCAACAAGCGCGCCAGTACATTGGCTTCCCTACACAACATCAATTACACGGCATTCACCAACAATAG